The proteins below come from a single Xenopus tropicalis strain Nigerian chromosome 9, UCB_Xtro_10.0, whole genome shotgun sequence genomic window:
- the cln3 gene encoding battenin isoform X4 has product MERVNSGSSSDWEEEAESGPGTEPQCPPQDSGPRRNLAAFWLLGLCNNFAYVVMLSAAHDILRTQSNETATVTVSNSSSQYDCNQISTAAVLLADILPTLLIKFTAPFYIHLVPYNYRVSLSLSYSMSLRYRVSLSLSYRVSLSYKVSLSVTGRLSQLQGVSLSYRASLSGTGRLSQLQGVSLRYRASLSGTGRLSQVQGVSLRYRASLSGTGRLSQVQGVSLRYRASLSVTGRLSQLQGVSLRYRASLSGTGRLSQVQGVSLRYRASLSGTGRLSQVQGVSLRYRASLSGTGRLSQVQGVSLRYRASQLQYVSVSLSYRVSLLVTGCLSQLQGVSVSYRVSLSVTGCLC; this is encoded by the exons ATGGAGCGGGTTAACTCGGGGAGCAGCTCTGACTGGGAAG AGGAGGCGGAGTCTGGGCCGGGTACAGAACCCCAATGTCCCCCACAGGATTCGGGGCCCCGGAGGAATCTGGCAGCTTTctg GTTGCTGGGTCTGTGCAATAACTTTGCGTACGTTGTGATGCTCAGCGCTGCCCACGACATCCTCAGGACTCAGAGCAACGAGACCGCTACG GTGACTGTCTCCAACTCCTCCAGCCAATACGACTGCAACCAGATCTCCACTGCT GCAGTGCTCCTGGCCGACATCCTACCGACATTACTCATCAAGTTCACTGCTCCCTTCTACATCCACCTCGTCCCCTACAA TTACAGGGTGTCTCTGTCTCTCAGTTACAGTATGTCTCTCAGGTACAGGGTGTCTCTGTCTCTCAGTTACAGGGTGTCTCTCAGTTACAAGGTGTCTCTCTCAGTTACAGGGCGTCTCTCTCAGTTACAGGGCGTCTCTCTCAGTTACAGGGCGTCTCTCTCAGGTACAGGGCGTCTCTCTCAGTTACAAGGCGTCTCTCTCAGGTACAGGGCGTCTCTCTCAGGTACAGGGCGTCTCTCTCAGGTACAGGGCGTCTCTCTCAGGTACAGGGCGTCTCTCTCAGGTACAGGGCGTCTCTCTCAGGTACAGGGCGTCTCTCTCAGGTACAGGGCGTCTCTCTCAGTTACAGGGCGTCTCTCTCAGTTACAGGGCGTCTCTCTCAGGTACAGGGCGTCTCTCTCAGGTACAGGGCGTCTCTCTCAGGTACAGGGCGTCTCTCTCAGGTACAGGGCGTCTCTCTCAGGTACAGGGCGTCTCTCTCAGGTACAGGGCGTCTCTCTCAGGTACAGGGCGTCTCTCTCAGGTACAGGGCGTCTCTCTCAGGTACAGGGCGTCTCTCTCAGGTACAGGGCGTCTCAGTTACAAtatgtctctgtctctctcagtTACAGGGTGTCTCTGTTAGTTACAGGGTGTCTCTCTCAGTTACAGGGTGTCTCTGTTAGTTACAGGGTGTCTCTCTCAG